In the Bordetella genomosp. 10 genome, one interval contains:
- a CDS encoding carboxyl transferase domain-containing protein — MPIIESRIDTRSQEYADNAAAMRAQLDAVREHMARSALGGGEQARARHVARGKLLPRDRVEQLLDPGTPFLELSPLAAHGMYDGEAPGAGLITGIGRVSGVECVVVCNDATVKGGTYYPITVKKHLRAQEIAAQNRLPCIYLVDSGGANLPRQDEVFPDRDHFGRIFYNQAQMSAQGIAQIAVVMGSCTAGGAYVPAMSDESIIVREQGTIFLGGPPLVKAATGEEVSAEDLGGGDVHTRLSGVADHLANNDHHALRLARDAVARLNRRKQPDIALAPALPPRYDPAELDGIVPADTRKPYDVREVIARIVDDSAFDEFKARFGATLVTGFAHIHGMPVGIVANNGILFSESAQKGAHFIELCAQRKIPLVFLQNITGFMVGRKYENEGIARHGAKMVTAVATAAVPKFTVLIGGSFGAGNYGMCGRAYSPRLLFMWPNARISVMGGEQAASVLATVKRDGIQARGGQWPAAEEEAFKSPIRAQYDKEGHPLHATARLWDDGIIAPSDTRRVLALGLSAALNAPTEDTRFGVFRM, encoded by the coding sequence ATGCCCATCATCGAATCGCGCATCGACACGCGCTCGCAGGAATACGCCGACAATGCCGCCGCCATGCGCGCGCAGCTCGACGCCGTGCGCGAGCACATGGCCCGGTCGGCCCTGGGCGGCGGCGAACAGGCGCGCGCCAGGCACGTGGCGCGCGGCAAGCTGCTGCCGCGCGATCGCGTCGAGCAACTACTGGATCCGGGCACGCCTTTCCTCGAACTGTCGCCGCTGGCCGCGCACGGCATGTATGACGGCGAGGCGCCGGGCGCCGGCCTGATCACCGGCATCGGCCGCGTGTCCGGCGTCGAATGCGTCGTCGTCTGCAACGACGCCACGGTCAAGGGCGGAACCTACTATCCGATAACGGTGAAGAAGCATCTGCGCGCGCAGGAGATCGCCGCGCAGAACCGCCTGCCCTGCATTTACCTGGTCGATTCCGGCGGCGCCAACCTGCCGCGCCAGGACGAGGTGTTCCCCGACCGCGACCACTTCGGCCGCATCTTCTACAACCAGGCCCAGATGTCCGCGCAAGGCATCGCGCAGATCGCCGTGGTGATGGGTTCGTGCACGGCCGGCGGCGCCTACGTGCCCGCCATGAGCGACGAATCCATCATCGTGCGCGAGCAAGGCACCATCTTCCTGGGCGGCCCGCCGCTGGTGAAGGCCGCCACCGGCGAAGAAGTCAGCGCCGAGGACCTGGGCGGCGGCGACGTCCACACCCGCCTGTCGGGCGTGGCCGACCACCTGGCCAACAACGACCATCACGCCTTGCGCCTGGCGCGCGACGCGGTGGCGCGCCTGAACCGGCGCAAGCAGCCGGACATCGCCCTGGCGCCGGCGCTGCCGCCGCGCTACGACCCGGCGGAACTGGACGGCATCGTCCCCGCCGACACGCGCAAGCCCTACGACGTGCGCGAGGTCATCGCGCGCATCGTCGACGACTCCGCCTTCGACGAATTCAAGGCGCGCTTCGGCGCCACGCTGGTCACGGGCTTCGCCCACATCCACGGCATGCCCGTGGGCATCGTCGCCAACAACGGCATCCTGTTCTCCGAATCGGCGCAGAAGGGCGCGCACTTCATCGAACTGTGCGCGCAGCGCAAGATCCCGCTGGTCTTCCTGCAGAACATCACCGGCTTCATGGTCGGACGCAAATACGAGAACGAGGGCATCGCGCGCCACGGCGCCAAGATGGTCACCGCCGTCGCCACCGCCGCCGTGCCCAAGTTCACCGTGCTGATCGGCGGCTCCTTCGGCGCCGGCAACTACGGCATGTGCGGCCGCGCGTATTCGCCGCGCCTGCTGTTCATGTGGCCCAACGCGCGCATCTCCGTGATGGGCGGCGAGCAGGCCGCCAGCGTGCTGGCCACGGTCAAGCGCGACGGCATCCAGGCGCGCGGCGGGCAATGGCCGGCGGCCGAGGAGGAAGCCTTCAAGTCGCCCATCCGCGCCCAATACGACAAGGAAGGGCATCCCCTGCACGCCACCGCGCGGTTGTGGGACGACGGCATCATCGCGCCGTCGGACACCCGCCGTGTCCTGGCGCTGGGGCTTTCCGCGGCGCTGAACGCGCCCACCGAGGACACCCGCTTCGGCGTGTTCCGGATGTAG
- a CDS encoding acetyl-CoA C-acyltransferase, with protein MSDPVVIVSVARTPMGGMLGSLSGLAAHELGAATIKAAVERAGIKPEQVDEVIMGNVLQAGQGQAPARQAALGAGLPKNVACSTIHKVCGSGLKAAMLGNDLLLAGSVDVVVAGGQESMSNAPYLMLKGRQGYRYGHSTIYDHMALDGLEDAYQKGTAMGVFAEQCAGKYEFTREQQDAFSTESLRRARAASEDGSFKWEIAPVTVAGRKGDTVVDTDEAPTKAMPEKIPTLKPAFKKDGTVTAATSASISDGAAAMVLMRASTAEKLGLKPLARIVAHAQHSQEPEWFTTAPVGALRNLFKKTGWKPSDVDLYEINEAFAVVTMAAMKEFDLPHDKVNVHGGATALGHPIGASGARLVTTLIGALRKHGGKRGVATLCIGGGEAVAMAIEMA; from the coding sequence CGCGCACGAGCTGGGCGCGGCGACCATCAAGGCCGCCGTCGAACGCGCGGGCATCAAGCCCGAGCAGGTCGACGAAGTCATCATGGGCAACGTGCTGCAGGCCGGCCAGGGCCAGGCGCCGGCGCGCCAGGCCGCGCTGGGCGCGGGCCTGCCCAAGAACGTGGCGTGCTCCACCATCCACAAGGTATGCGGTTCGGGCCTGAAGGCCGCCATGCTGGGCAACGACCTGCTGCTGGCCGGCTCGGTGGACGTCGTCGTGGCGGGCGGCCAGGAGAGCATGAGCAACGCCCCCTACCTGATGCTCAAGGGCCGCCAGGGCTACCGTTACGGGCACTCCACGATCTACGACCACATGGCGCTGGACGGCCTGGAGGACGCCTATCAAAAGGGCACGGCCATGGGCGTGTTCGCCGAGCAGTGCGCCGGCAAGTACGAGTTCACGCGCGAGCAGCAGGACGCCTTTTCCACCGAATCGCTGCGGCGCGCCCGCGCGGCCTCCGAGGACGGCTCCTTCAAGTGGGAAATCGCCCCCGTCACCGTCGCCGGCCGCAAGGGCGACACCGTGGTCGACACCGACGAAGCGCCGACCAAGGCCATGCCGGAGAAGATCCCCACGCTCAAGCCGGCCTTCAAGAAGGACGGCACCGTGACGGCCGCCACCTCCGCGTCGATCTCCGACGGCGCCGCCGCGATGGTGCTGATGCGCGCTTCCACCGCCGAGAAGCTGGGCCTCAAGCCGCTGGCGCGCATCGTCGCCCACGCGCAGCACTCGCAGGAGCCGGAATGGTTCACCACCGCCCCGGTGGGCGCCCTGCGCAACCTGTTCAAGAAGACCGGCTGGAAGCCGTCCGACGTCGACCTGTATGAGATCAACGAAGCCTTCGCCGTGGTCACCATGGCCGCGATGAAGGAATTCGACCTGCCTCACGACAAGGTCAACGTGCACGGCGGCGCGACCGCGCTGGGCCATCCCATCGGCGCCTCGGGCGCGCGCCTGGTCACCACGCTGATCGGCGCGCTGCGCAAGCATGGCGGCAAGCGCGGCGTGGCGACGCTGTGCATCGGCGGCGGCGAAGCCGTGGCGATGGCCATCGAAATGGCGTAA